A window from Hemicordylus capensis ecotype Gifberg chromosome 2, rHemCap1.1.pri, whole genome shotgun sequence encodes these proteins:
- the GPR150 gene encoding probable G-protein coupled receptor 150 produces MEDAFHPDSLVIALNQSSAAHPGWNLSLSFPSRWAAPGQPERIISATAIALLALVGNCLLLHRLRCGGCCCCYCGGRFGRRRKMDFLLTHLALADLYGCGLALLSQLPPAADDSEIEPGEAQQWPAEDATCRLLRFLEGSGVLAPSHMLVLIALERHHVVRGPQYPQTQQVLSWMPARGSLAALGWLLAMLLALPQAFVYKLAGTPQHGGRCLSIFAQLPRWHSQVYAVYGAITGFVAPACLLGGTCGRILSALSASPAKEEEPAPRGAAGDSARHYRVELPGVPAPAPPPLLLRLLPVAKCALPSPPAPRSLPRARARALQMTLALAALFALCGFPRCVLELGLAFASSSESSTEEARRTLGSIMAATNSALNPYVCLLFHSHRPWARRLQRSLCRCPDWQPRRRAPHRHRTPPPQAAAEHSGLWFCPCQIKPPPTASLQQEELESRAPAAAAACESGL; encoded by the coding sequence ATGGAGGATGCGTTCCATCCAGACAGCCTGGTCATTGCGCTCAACCAGTCTAGCGCCGCGCATCCCGGATGGAACCTGAGCCTCTCCTTCCCATCCCGCTGGGCTGCCCCCGGGCAGCCTGAGCGGATCATTTCCGCCACCGCGATCGCGCTACTGGCGCTGGTGGGCAACTGCCTCCTGTTGCACCGGCTCCgctgcggcggctgctgctgctgctactgcgggGGCCGATTTGGACGGCGGAGGAAGATGGATTTCCTCCTGACTCATTTGGCCCTCGCCGATCTCTACGGATGCGGGCTGGCGCTGCTCTCCCAGCTTCCTCCAGCCGCCGACGACTCCGAGATAGAGCCGGGGGAAGCGCAACAGTGGCCGGCTGAGGATGCCACCTGTCGCCTGCTCCGGTTCCTGGAAGGCTCCGGGGTGCTGGCGCCGTCGCACATGCTGGTGCTTATCGCGCTGGAGCGGCACCACGTGGTGAGAGGCCCGCAGTACCCACAGACACAGCAGGTTCTTTCTTGGATGCCCGCCCGGGGCTCCCTGGCCGCTCTGGGCTGGCTGTTGGCGATGCTGCTCGCCCTGCCCCAGGCTTTCGTGTACAAGCTGGCCGGGACGCCGCAGCACGGAGGCCGCTGCCTTAGCATCTTCGCGCAGCTACCCCGCTGGCACAGCCAAGTCTACGCCGTGTACGGGGCAATCACGGGCTTCGTGGCGCCCGCCTGCCTCCTGGGCGGGACCTGCGGCCGCATCCTCAGCGCACTCAGTGCCTCCCCTGCCAAGGAGGAGGAGCCGGCGCCGCGTGGGGCAGCAGGAGACAGCGCCCGCCACTACCGCGTGGAGCTGCCTGGCGTCCCGGCTCCGGCCCCGCCGCCGCTACTGCTGCGCCTTTTGCCGGTGGCCAAGTGTGCTTTGCCCTCGCCGCCTGCGCCCCGGAGTCTGCCCCGCGCGCGAGCCCGGGCGCTGCAGATGACTTTGGCGCTGGCCGCGCTCTTTGCGCTCTGCGGCTTCCCGCGCTGCGTTCTGGAGCTCGGCTTGGCCTTCGCCTCGTCCTCCGAGAGTAGCACCGAGGAAGCTCGGAGGACACTGGGCAGCATCATGGCGGCCACCAACAGCGCCCTCAACCCCTACGTTTGCCTCCTGTTCCACAGCCACCGGCCGTGGGCGCGGCGCCTCCAGCGCAGCCTCTGCCGCTGTCCGGACTGGCAGCCCCGCCGACGGGCTCCCCACCGTCACCGCACACCTCCGCCACAAGCGGCCGCCGAGCACTCTGGACTCTGGTTCTGCCCCTGTCAAATTAAGCCGCCCCCCACCGCCTCCCTCCAGCAAGAAGAACTTGAGAGCCGggctcctgcagctgctgccgcctGCGAGAGCGGACTGTAG